Proteins encoded within one genomic window of Rhododendron vialii isolate Sample 1 chromosome 1a, ASM3025357v1:
- the LOC131306315 gene encoding protein APEM9 isoform X2 — protein MKSWLNCTEPCEMAISASNLAIWEEIERSESYLVSCMYEEAASTASSVLSDLCNNKSAEVGEEAPLNDMLESAGMVLVQSLKELGRTQDVLNELSLLFGSVTTIPVQVILAGVCFQISEGSCTGSREFLEEFLGKWRFVDGRYYVLATAESNVGCVEGAGGHFVLHVDEYLEVVEAYVVTLAMVLKDIGHAISWVEQAELPEEKRQELLRRLQSLYSPKPTGSSQGSIVALPEDESKPHSSSIKEQYTSGRSPEALKTPYPSKGNTDTKEVILKLSQQRVSCFWWFRTVTLKFGNGQLLISNGKIVLGCLMILMYYILRRKQATVKRILRRQALSMKKALVDLWQLAFSYQVNPLAAVQPVPTATRGSR, from the exons ATGAAAAGCTGGTTGAATTGCACAGAGCCTTGCGAAATGGCCATCTCTGCTTCTAACCTCGCAATTTGGGAAGAAATCGAACGGTCCGAGAG CTACCTTGTGTCCTGCATGTATGAGGAAGCAGCATCGACAGCCTCGTCTGTTCTGAGTGATTTGTGCAATAATAAATCTGCTGAAGTTGGTGAAGAAGCTCCATTGAATGACATGTTGGAATCGGCTGGTATGGTGCTAGTTCAGTCCTTGAAGGAGCTTGGGAG GACACAGGACGTATTGAATGAGCTCTCGCTGTTGTTTGGTTCAGTCACCACCATCCCTGTTCAAGTTATTCTTGCTGG GGTGTGTTTTCAGATATCGGAAGGTTCTTGTACAGGTTCTCGAGAATTTCTCGAGGAATTTCTTGGCAAGTGGAGATTTGTCGATGGACGATACTATGTTCTTGCCACTGCAGAATCAAATGTGGGTTGTGTAGAAGGAGCTGGTGGTCATTTTGTGCTACATGTTGATGAGTACTTGGAAGTTGTTGAGGCATATGTTGTAACACTTGCGATGGTTTTGAAAGATATAGGCCATGCTATCTCTTGGGTTGAGCAAGCCGAATTACCTGAGGAAAAGCGACAG GAACTTTTGAGGAGATTACAGAGTCTTTATTCTCCTAAGCCAACTGGATCATCACAAGGCTCCATTGTTGCTTTGCCGGAAGATGAAAGCAAGCCTCATTCTTCATCTATTAAAGAACAATATACATCTGGGAGATCTCCAGAAGCGTTGAAAACCCCGTACCCATCGAAAGGAAATACTGATACGAAAGAAGTAATTTTGAAATTATCGCAACAAAGAGTCTCTTGCTTTTGGTGGTTTCGTACTGTGACTCTGAAGTTTGGAAATGGTCAGCTTCTCATATCAAATGGGAAAATTGTTCTGGGCTGTTTGATGATTCTCATGTATTACATATTGCGAAGGAAGCAGGCGACAGTGAAGAG GATTCTAAGAAGACAAGCTTTGTCCATGAAGAAGGCTTTAGTGGACTTGTGGCAGCTTGCATTTTCTTACCAAGTGAACCCTCTAGCTGCTGTTCAACCCGTCCCAACTGCAACCCGTGGCAGCCGGTAA
- the LOC131306315 gene encoding protein APEM9 isoform X1 — MKSWLNCTEPCEMAISASNLAIWEEIERSESYLVSCMYEEAASTASSVLSDLCNNKSAEVGEEAPLNDMLESAGMVLVQSLKELGSRTQDVLNELSLLFGSVTTIPVQVILAGVCFQISEGSCTGSREFLEEFLGKWRFVDGRYYVLATAESNVGCVEGAGGHFVLHVDEYLEVVEAYVVTLAMVLKDIGHAISWVEQAELPEEKRQELLRRLQSLYSPKPTGSSQGSIVALPEDESKPHSSSIKEQYTSGRSPEALKTPYPSKGNTDTKEVILKLSQQRVSCFWWFRTVTLKFGNGQLLISNGKIVLGCLMILMYYILRRKQATVKRILRRQALSMKKALVDLWQLAFSYQVNPLAAVQPVPTATRGSR, encoded by the exons ATGAAAAGCTGGTTGAATTGCACAGAGCCTTGCGAAATGGCCATCTCTGCTTCTAACCTCGCAATTTGGGAAGAAATCGAACGGTCCGAGAG CTACCTTGTGTCCTGCATGTATGAGGAAGCAGCATCGACAGCCTCGTCTGTTCTGAGTGATTTGTGCAATAATAAATCTGCTGAAGTTGGTGAAGAAGCTCCATTGAATGACATGTTGGAATCGGCTGGTATGGTGCTAGTTCAGTCCTTGAAGGAGCTTGGGAG CAGGACACAGGACGTATTGAATGAGCTCTCGCTGTTGTTTGGTTCAGTCACCACCATCCCTGTTCAAGTTATTCTTGCTGG GGTGTGTTTTCAGATATCGGAAGGTTCTTGTACAGGTTCTCGAGAATTTCTCGAGGAATTTCTTGGCAAGTGGAGATTTGTCGATGGACGATACTATGTTCTTGCCACTGCAGAATCAAATGTGGGTTGTGTAGAAGGAGCTGGTGGTCATTTTGTGCTACATGTTGATGAGTACTTGGAAGTTGTTGAGGCATATGTTGTAACACTTGCGATGGTTTTGAAAGATATAGGCCATGCTATCTCTTGGGTTGAGCAAGCCGAATTACCTGAGGAAAAGCGACAG GAACTTTTGAGGAGATTACAGAGTCTTTATTCTCCTAAGCCAACTGGATCATCACAAGGCTCCATTGTTGCTTTGCCGGAAGATGAAAGCAAGCCTCATTCTTCATCTATTAAAGAACAATATACATCTGGGAGATCTCCAGAAGCGTTGAAAACCCCGTACCCATCGAAAGGAAATACTGATACGAAAGAAGTAATTTTGAAATTATCGCAACAAAGAGTCTCTTGCTTTTGGTGGTTTCGTACTGTGACTCTGAAGTTTGGAAATGGTCAGCTTCTCATATCAAATGGGAAAATTGTTCTGGGCTGTTTGATGATTCTCATGTATTACATATTGCGAAGGAAGCAGGCGACAGTGAAGAG GATTCTAAGAAGACAAGCTTTGTCCATGAAGAAGGCTTTAGTGGACTTGTGGCAGCTTGCATTTTCTTACCAAGTGAACCCTCTAGCTGCTGTTCAACCCGTCCCAACTGCAACCCGTGGCAGCCGGTAA
- the LOC131306315 gene encoding protein APEM9 isoform X3 — protein sequence MKSWLNCTEPCEMAISASNLAIWEEIERSESYLVSCMYEEAASTASSVLSDLCNNKSAEVGEEAPLNDMLESAGMVLVQSLKELGRVCFQISEGSCTGSREFLEEFLGKWRFVDGRYYVLATAESNVGCVEGAGGHFVLHVDEYLEVVEAYVVTLAMVLKDIGHAISWVEQAELPEEKRQELLRRLQSLYSPKPTGSSQGSIVALPEDESKPHSSSIKEQYTSGRSPEALKTPYPSKGNTDTKEVILKLSQQRVSCFWWFRTVTLKFGNGQLLISNGKIVLGCLMILMYYILRRKQATVKRILRRQALSMKKALVDLWQLAFSYQVNPLAAVQPVPTATRGSR from the exons ATGAAAAGCTGGTTGAATTGCACAGAGCCTTGCGAAATGGCCATCTCTGCTTCTAACCTCGCAATTTGGGAAGAAATCGAACGGTCCGAGAG CTACCTTGTGTCCTGCATGTATGAGGAAGCAGCATCGACAGCCTCGTCTGTTCTGAGTGATTTGTGCAATAATAAATCTGCTGAAGTTGGTGAAGAAGCTCCATTGAATGACATGTTGGAATCGGCTGGTATGGTGCTAGTTCAGTCCTTGAAGGAGCTTGGGAG GGTGTGTTTTCAGATATCGGAAGGTTCTTGTACAGGTTCTCGAGAATTTCTCGAGGAATTTCTTGGCAAGTGGAGATTTGTCGATGGACGATACTATGTTCTTGCCACTGCAGAATCAAATGTGGGTTGTGTAGAAGGAGCTGGTGGTCATTTTGTGCTACATGTTGATGAGTACTTGGAAGTTGTTGAGGCATATGTTGTAACACTTGCGATGGTTTTGAAAGATATAGGCCATGCTATCTCTTGGGTTGAGCAAGCCGAATTACCTGAGGAAAAGCGACAG GAACTTTTGAGGAGATTACAGAGTCTTTATTCTCCTAAGCCAACTGGATCATCACAAGGCTCCATTGTTGCTTTGCCGGAAGATGAAAGCAAGCCTCATTCTTCATCTATTAAAGAACAATATACATCTGGGAGATCTCCAGAAGCGTTGAAAACCCCGTACCCATCGAAAGGAAATACTGATACGAAAGAAGTAATTTTGAAATTATCGCAACAAAGAGTCTCTTGCTTTTGGTGGTTTCGTACTGTGACTCTGAAGTTTGGAAATGGTCAGCTTCTCATATCAAATGGGAAAATTGTTCTGGGCTGTTTGATGATTCTCATGTATTACATATTGCGAAGGAAGCAGGCGACAGTGAAGAG GATTCTAAGAAGACAAGCTTTGTCCATGAAGAAGGCTTTAGTGGACTTGTGGCAGCTTGCATTTTCTTACCAAGTGAACCCTCTAGCTGCTGTTCAACCCGTCCCAACTGCAACCCGTGGCAGCCGGTAA
- the LOC131306315 gene encoding protein APEM9 isoform X5, which yields MLESAGMVLVQSLKELGRTQDVLNELSLLFGSVTTIPVQVILAGVCFQISEGSCTGSREFLEEFLGKWRFVDGRYYVLATAESNVGCVEGAGGHFVLHVDEYLEVVEAYVVTLAMVLKDIGHAISWVEQAELPEEKRQELLRRLQSLYSPKPTGSSQGSIVALPEDESKPHSSSIKEQYTSGRSPEALKTPYPSKGNTDTKEVILKLSQQRVSCFWWFRTVTLKFGNGQLLISNGKIVLGCLMILMYYILRRKQATVKRILRRQALSMKKALVDLWQLAFSYQVNPLAAVQPVPTATRGSR from the exons ATGTTGGAATCGGCTGGTATGGTGCTAGTTCAGTCCTTGAAGGAGCTTGGGAG GACACAGGACGTATTGAATGAGCTCTCGCTGTTGTTTGGTTCAGTCACCACCATCCCTGTTCAAGTTATTCTTGCTGG GGTGTGTTTTCAGATATCGGAAGGTTCTTGTACAGGTTCTCGAGAATTTCTCGAGGAATTTCTTGGCAAGTGGAGATTTGTCGATGGACGATACTATGTTCTTGCCACTGCAGAATCAAATGTGGGTTGTGTAGAAGGAGCTGGTGGTCATTTTGTGCTACATGTTGATGAGTACTTGGAAGTTGTTGAGGCATATGTTGTAACACTTGCGATGGTTTTGAAAGATATAGGCCATGCTATCTCTTGGGTTGAGCAAGCCGAATTACCTGAGGAAAAGCGACAG GAACTTTTGAGGAGATTACAGAGTCTTTATTCTCCTAAGCCAACTGGATCATCACAAGGCTCCATTGTTGCTTTGCCGGAAGATGAAAGCAAGCCTCATTCTTCATCTATTAAAGAACAATATACATCTGGGAGATCTCCAGAAGCGTTGAAAACCCCGTACCCATCGAAAGGAAATACTGATACGAAAGAAGTAATTTTGAAATTATCGCAACAAAGAGTCTCTTGCTTTTGGTGGTTTCGTACTGTGACTCTGAAGTTTGGAAATGGTCAGCTTCTCATATCAAATGGGAAAATTGTTCTGGGCTGTTTGATGATTCTCATGTATTACATATTGCGAAGGAAGCAGGCGACAGTGAAGAG GATTCTAAGAAGACAAGCTTTGTCCATGAAGAAGGCTTTAGTGGACTTGTGGCAGCTTGCATTTTCTTACCAAGTGAACCCTCTAGCTGCTGTTCAACCCGTCCCAACTGCAACCCGTGGCAGCCGGTAA
- the LOC131306315 gene encoding protein APEM9 isoform X4, with amino-acid sequence MLESAGMVLVQSLKELGSRTQDVLNELSLLFGSVTTIPVQVILAGVCFQISEGSCTGSREFLEEFLGKWRFVDGRYYVLATAESNVGCVEGAGGHFVLHVDEYLEVVEAYVVTLAMVLKDIGHAISWVEQAELPEEKRQELLRRLQSLYSPKPTGSSQGSIVALPEDESKPHSSSIKEQYTSGRSPEALKTPYPSKGNTDTKEVILKLSQQRVSCFWWFRTVTLKFGNGQLLISNGKIVLGCLMILMYYILRRKQATVKRILRRQALSMKKALVDLWQLAFSYQVNPLAAVQPVPTATRGSR; translated from the exons ATGTTGGAATCGGCTGGTATGGTGCTAGTTCAGTCCTTGAAGGAGCTTGGGAG CAGGACACAGGACGTATTGAATGAGCTCTCGCTGTTGTTTGGTTCAGTCACCACCATCCCTGTTCAAGTTATTCTTGCTGG GGTGTGTTTTCAGATATCGGAAGGTTCTTGTACAGGTTCTCGAGAATTTCTCGAGGAATTTCTTGGCAAGTGGAGATTTGTCGATGGACGATACTATGTTCTTGCCACTGCAGAATCAAATGTGGGTTGTGTAGAAGGAGCTGGTGGTCATTTTGTGCTACATGTTGATGAGTACTTGGAAGTTGTTGAGGCATATGTTGTAACACTTGCGATGGTTTTGAAAGATATAGGCCATGCTATCTCTTGGGTTGAGCAAGCCGAATTACCTGAGGAAAAGCGACAG GAACTTTTGAGGAGATTACAGAGTCTTTATTCTCCTAAGCCAACTGGATCATCACAAGGCTCCATTGTTGCTTTGCCGGAAGATGAAAGCAAGCCTCATTCTTCATCTATTAAAGAACAATATACATCTGGGAGATCTCCAGAAGCGTTGAAAACCCCGTACCCATCGAAAGGAAATACTGATACGAAAGAAGTAATTTTGAAATTATCGCAACAAAGAGTCTCTTGCTTTTGGTGGTTTCGTACTGTGACTCTGAAGTTTGGAAATGGTCAGCTTCTCATATCAAATGGGAAAATTGTTCTGGGCTGTTTGATGATTCTCATGTATTACATATTGCGAAGGAAGCAGGCGACAGTGAAGAG GATTCTAAGAAGACAAGCTTTGTCCATGAAGAAGGCTTTAGTGGACTTGTGGCAGCTTGCATTTTCTTACCAAGTGAACCCTCTAGCTGCTGTTCAACCCGTCCCAACTGCAACCCGTGGCAGCCGGTAA